The Nitrospira tepida genome includes a window with the following:
- a CDS encoding alpha-ketoacid dehydrogenase subunit beta — translation MSTTMTSVASGTDVTYLEAISQALDEEMAQDSRVFLMGEDIGTYGGAFKITEGFLQKYGEWRVLDTPLAESGFVGAAIGAAMMGLRPVVEMQFADFISCAFDQITEVAAKNHYRWGAPVPMVIRAPFGGGVHGGPFHSECPEGWFFHSPGLKLVAPSTPYDAKGLLKAAIRDPNPVIYFEHKFLYRRIKAQLPKDDFVVPIGQADIKRRGTDISVITYGAMVHVALEAAELLSREGIDLEVVDLRTLSPLDKDTIYGSVRRTSKAILLHEDNKTGGIGAEIAASLAEDCFDHLDGPVVRIAAPDTPVPFSPPLEEFFLPKTSDVVAAAKKLAAY, via the coding sequence ATGAGCACGACCATGACCAGCGTGGCATCCGGGACGGATGTGACGTATTTGGAGGCGATCTCCCAGGCGCTGGACGAGGAGATGGCGCAAGACAGCCGGGTCTTTCTGATGGGGGAGGACATCGGAACCTACGGAGGCGCCTTCAAGATTACGGAAGGGTTTCTTCAGAAGTACGGGGAGTGGCGGGTGCTGGATACGCCGCTGGCCGAATCGGGCTTCGTCGGGGCGGCAATCGGCGCGGCGATGATGGGGCTCCGGCCCGTCGTCGAGATGCAGTTTGCCGACTTCATCTCCTGCGCCTTCGATCAGATCACCGAGGTGGCCGCCAAGAATCATTATCGCTGGGGCGCGCCCGTGCCGATGGTGATTCGCGCGCCCTTCGGCGGCGGCGTGCACGGAGGGCCTTTCCACTCCGAATGTCCCGAGGGCTGGTTCTTTCATTCCCCCGGCCTCAAACTCGTGGCGCCCTCCACTCCTTACGACGCCAAGGGGCTGCTGAAGGCGGCCATCCGCGATCCCAATCCGGTCATCTATTTCGAGCACAAGTTTCTCTACCGGCGCATCAAGGCCCAGTTGCCGAAGGACGATTTCGTCGTGCCGATCGGGCAGGCGGACATCAAGCGGCGGGGCACCGATATCTCGGTCATCACCTATGGCGCGATGGTGCATGTCGCGCTCGAGGCGGCGGAGCTGCTGAGCCGAGAGGGGATTGATCTCGAGGTTGTCGACCTGCGGACGCTGAGTCCGCTCGACAAGGACACGATATATGGATCCGTGCGCAGGACCAGCAAGGCCATCCTCCTGCACGAAGACAACAAGACCGGCGGCATCGGCGCCGAAATCGCGGCATCACTGGCCGAAGACTGTTTCGATCATCTGGATGGGCCGGTCGTGCGGATTGCGGCGCCGGATACACCGGTGCCGTTCAGCCCACCGCTGGAGGAGTTTTTCCTCCCGAAGACCAGCGACGTGGTGGCGGCGGCGAAGAAATTGGCAGCCTATTGA
- a CDS encoding thiamine pyrophosphate-dependent dehydrogenase E1 component subunit alpha gives MDLAEVKRDIKRADLLQMYYYLRLTRALEDRISALYRQGRIVGGCYTSHGMEAIAVGYASALERDDVIAPFHRDMGAFLIRGITPGEVIAQYLGKRTGPTKGKDGNVHMGDLKRGIIGFVSHLADNLPVATGAALAFKMRGEARVVFTGTGDGGTSRGDFHEAMNFAAVRKLPVVIFCNNNQYAYSTPIRYQMAIRDVVERAKAYGMPGEIVDGNDVVAVYLASKRAIARARAGAGPTFLEFKTMRMHGHSEHDPAKYVPRELLEEWKQKDPILSAERLLTQLGYGDPAYFQEVGERVKKEIEAAVEFAEQSPLPEGPEALEGVFATEREVAP, from the coding sequence ATGGACCTGGCGGAGGTGAAACGAGACATCAAACGGGCCGACCTGCTGCAGATGTACTATTACCTTCGGCTCACCAGAGCCCTCGAAGACCGCATCAGTGCCCTGTACCGGCAGGGTCGCATCGTCGGCGGCTGCTACACCAGCCACGGGATGGAAGCCATCGCCGTCGGTTATGCCTCGGCCCTGGAACGGGATGACGTGATCGCCCCGTTCCATCGGGACATGGGGGCCTTCCTGATCCGGGGTATCACGCCGGGAGAAGTCATCGCCCAGTACCTGGGCAAACGAACCGGCCCCACCAAGGGCAAAGACGGCAACGTCCACATGGGAGACCTGAAGCGCGGAATCATCGGCTTTGTCAGTCACCTAGCCGACAACCTCCCGGTCGCGACCGGGGCGGCACTCGCCTTCAAAATGCGGGGCGAGGCCCGGGTGGTGTTCACCGGCACGGGGGACGGCGGGACCAGTCGGGGCGATTTTCATGAGGCCATGAATTTCGCGGCCGTCCGCAAACTGCCGGTCGTCATCTTCTGCAACAACAACCAGTACGCCTACTCCACGCCGATCCGGTATCAGATGGCGATCCGGGATGTGGTCGAGCGGGCCAAGGCCTACGGGATGCCGGGCGAGATCGTCGATGGCAATGACGTGGTTGCCGTATATCTTGCCTCCAAACGGGCCATTGCCCGAGCCAGAGCCGGAGCGGGACCGACGTTTCTGGAATTCAAAACGATGCGGATGCATGGCCATTCGGAACATGACCCGGCCAAGTACGTGCCGCGCGAGTTGCTGGAAGAATGGAAGCAGAAGGATCCGATCCTGAGCGCCGAGCGGCTGCTGACGCAACTGGGCTACGGGGACCCCGCCTATTTTCAAGAGGTCGGGGAGCGGGTCAAAAAGGAAATCGAGGCAGCCGTAGAGTTTGCTGAACAGAGTCCCTTGCCGGAGGGACCAGAGGCCCTGGAAGGAGTCTTCGCCACCGAACGGGAGGTCGCACCATGA
- a CDS encoding fumarylacetoacetate hydrolase family protein: MKLASFQVRTPVGLFTRIGALQSAHLVDLNMAYARWLADQKEAQPYRLAAAQVPPTMLEFLEGGPSAMEAARRALEHAAGLGPEAEGPTGETIFYKTTVVRVIAPLPNPPSLRDFIAFEDHIAATSKRRGQPIPPEWYKAPVYYKGNHRTIIGPDQDLAWPLATTKLDYELELACVIGRQGKDLPEREAGQYIAGYTIMNDFSARDIQFQEMACRLGPAKGKDFATAIGPYLVTPDEIPNLDDLTMIARVNGEEWSRGRFGSIYWSFSQMIAHVSQGERLYPGDLFGSGTVGGGCGLELDRFLKPGDVVELEIQPIGVLRNRVVKAEE, translated from the coding sequence ATGAAACTGGCCAGCTTTCAGGTTCGTACGCCGGTCGGGTTGTTTACAAGGATCGGAGCCCTCCAGAGTGCTCACCTGGTGGACTTGAACATGGCCTATGCGCGATGGCTGGCAGACCAGAAAGAGGCACAGCCGTACCGGCTGGCGGCGGCGCAGGTGCCGCCGACAATGCTGGAGTTTCTGGAGGGCGGGCCCTCGGCGATGGAGGCCGCCCGACGGGCTTTGGAGCATGCCGCGGGCTTGGGGCCTGAAGCGGAAGGACCCACAGGGGAAACGATCTTCTACAAGACCACCGTGGTGCGGGTCATCGCTCCGTTACCCAATCCGCCTTCGCTCCGTGACTTCATCGCGTTCGAGGACCACATTGCCGCCACCTCCAAGCGGCGGGGGCAGCCTATCCCGCCTGAATGGTACAAGGCGCCGGTCTACTACAAGGGGAATCACCGCACGATCATCGGGCCGGACCAGGATCTAGCCTGGCCGCTTGCGACCACGAAGCTGGACTACGAGTTGGAATTGGCCTGTGTGATCGGCCGGCAGGGCAAGGATCTGCCGGAACGGGAAGCGGGCCAGTACATCGCCGGTTACACGATCATGAACGATTTCAGCGCGCGGGACATTCAGTTTCAGGAGATGGCCTGCCGGTTGGGACCGGCGAAAGGGAAGGACTTCGCCACGGCCATCGGGCCCTATCTGGTGACTCCCGACGAGATCCCGAACCTGGACGACCTGACGATGATCGCGCGCGTCAACGGCGAAGAGTGGTCGCGCGGGCGATTTGGCTCGATCTATTGGAGTTTTTCTCAGATGATTGCGCATGTGTCACAAGGGGAACGTCTCTATCCGGGCGACCTGTTCGGATCGGGGACGGTGGGCGGCGGCTGCGGCCTTGAGCTGGATCGTTTTCTCAAACCGGGTGACGTCGTGGAATTGGAGATTCAGCCGATCGGGGTCTTGAGGAACCGAGTGGTGAAGGCGGAGGAATAG
- a CDS encoding homogentisate 1,2-dioxygenase — translation MYLLKKGKVPLQAHVAIPEGLCEEEHGRQGFSGPVSHLYRIHPPTGWVRIEGPLRPRAFACSALATQDLGSSDGHPAEVLRSPDGGLFISRRATSMPYFVRNADGDEVHFVHAGQGRFETDYGSLPYEPGDYVVIPKGTTYRVMVETQPSLFLIVESEEAIRLPERGLLGQHALFDRGLLAAPELDGGPAPSDQAGGETREWEVRIKRRGEYTRVWYPFHPLDVVGWKGDLWAAKLNVRDFRPVTSPRYHLPPSVHATFQAGGILISSFVPRPLESDPEALKVPFYHRNMDYDEVLFYHRGNFFSRAGIQPGMLTLHPQGIHHGPQPQAVEASKGKTHTEEVAVMIESRRPFVVLPEFEAVEQKDYALSWSRS, via the coding sequence ATGTACCTGCTGAAGAAAGGGAAGGTGCCGCTCCAGGCGCATGTGGCTATCCCGGAGGGGTTATGCGAGGAAGAACACGGGCGCCAGGGCTTCAGCGGCCCCGTCTCCCATTTATACCGCATTCATCCTCCCACCGGATGGGTCCGCATTGAAGGTCCCCTCCGTCCTCGAGCGTTTGCCTGCTCCGCTCTCGCCACGCAGGATCTGGGATCATCCGACGGTCATCCGGCCGAAGTCCTCCGCAGCCCGGACGGCGGCCTGTTCATTTCGCGGCGCGCCACCTCGATGCCTTATTTTGTCAGGAACGCCGACGGCGATGAGGTGCACTTTGTGCATGCCGGCCAGGGACGGTTTGAAACGGACTACGGCTCATTACCTTACGAACCGGGCGATTATGTCGTTATCCCCAAAGGCACGACCTATCGTGTGATGGTGGAGACGCAACCTTCGTTGTTCCTGATCGTTGAATCGGAAGAAGCCATCCGCCTGCCCGAGCGGGGATTGCTGGGACAACATGCGCTCTTCGATCGAGGGCTCTTGGCGGCTCCGGAATTGGACGGCGGCCCCGCTCCGTCCGATCAAGCCGGCGGCGAGACCCGCGAATGGGAGGTTCGGATCAAGCGCCGCGGTGAATACACGCGCGTCTGGTATCCGTTCCATCCGCTGGATGTCGTCGGCTGGAAGGGCGATCTCTGGGCGGCCAAGCTCAACGTGCGGGATTTTCGTCCCGTGACCAGCCCACGGTACCACCTGCCTCCGTCCGTCCATGCGACGTTTCAGGCCGGAGGGATATTGATCTCGAGCTTCGTGCCGCGGCCGCTGGAGAGCGATCCCGAGGCGCTCAAAGTCCCCTTTTACCACCGGAACATGGATTACGACGAAGTGCTGTTTTATCACCGGGGCAACTTCTTCAGCCGAGCCGGGATTCAACCGGGCATGCTGACGTTGCACCCGCAAGGCATCCATCACGGGCCTCAGCCTCAAGCCGTCGAGGCCAGCAAGGGAAAAACGCACACGGAAGAAGTGGCCGTGATGATCGAGTCCCGCCGGCCTTTTGTCGTGTTGCCGGAGTTCGAGGCGGTTGAACAGAAGGATTACGCCCTCAGTTGGAGTCGGTCATGA
- a CDS encoding VOC family protein, giving the protein MRGSMGIDHITLCVEDLDSAEYLFTKVLGFEVIWSARDVGSDKSSMDTVVVQRGEAKIALMQGRDKAVKSQINEFIEKYGQGVQHVAIEVDDIEAVCREWEAHGVKFSGPLKDGRDGFGPLKQRFTYPLFPGAGVFLELTQREHGEEKSKTFVRSTVESLYKDIERDQIAGVEQTIIDYKSSPVPLRRRQKTSQKRAS; this is encoded by the coding sequence ATGCGCGGATCAATGGGCATCGATCACATCACGCTCTGTGTGGAAGATCTGGATTCGGCGGAATATCTGTTCACCAAGGTGCTCGGATTTGAGGTGATTTGGTCGGCACGGGACGTGGGAAGCGACAAGTCCAGCATGGATACGGTGGTCGTCCAACGGGGTGAGGCCAAGATCGCGCTCATGCAGGGGCGGGACAAGGCGGTCAAGTCCCAGATCAATGAGTTCATCGAAAAGTACGGCCAAGGGGTGCAGCACGTCGCAATCGAAGTGGACGATATCGAGGCCGTCTGCAGGGAATGGGAGGCCCACGGAGTGAAGTTCAGCGGTCCGCTCAAGGACGGGCGGGACGGATTCGGCCCGCTCAAGCAGCGGTTTACCTACCCCCTGTTTCCCGGCGCCGGGGTGTTTCTCGAATTGACGCAACGGGAGCATGGTGAAGAAAAGTCCAAGACCTTCGTCCGGAGCACGGTCGAGTCTCTGTACAAAGACATCGAGCGCGATCAGATCGCGGGCGTCGAACAGACCATCATCGATTACAAGTCGAGCCCGGTTCCTCTCCGACGGAGGCAGAAGACGAGCCAGAAGCGGGCATCGTAA
- a CDS encoding TenA family transcriptional regulator has product MTFYEEMREFVLRHGAINNPYLDRFKTAEITDQEFHEFAVEFYNFARFFPRILAAQLVNTEDEQVADELTKVLYSELGDGETRRRHELLYRDFLRSVGISVHDAMVRPMLPSTRAYIDGMEQLYSDGNHARALGASFGLENMAITMWDHLIPGLSILKSQRYPAMDMTYFTFHRQLEASHEEAMAQAVAAVGGANDGGNERMTEQEKADFRYGVNAVLNYLEGFWMGLEHRSAGSAKTWEHLAQRQAS; this is encoded by the coding sequence ATGACCTTCTATGAGGAGATGCGGGAGTTCGTCCTTCGTCACGGCGCAATCAACAACCCCTACCTGGACCGCTTCAAGACCGCAGAGATCACCGATCAAGAATTTCACGAGTTCGCCGTCGAGTTTTACAACTTCGCGCGCTTTTTCCCCCGGATTCTCGCCGCTCAGTTGGTGAACACGGAGGACGAGCAGGTGGCGGACGAGCTGACGAAGGTGCTCTATTCGGAACTGGGTGACGGCGAAACCAGAAGGCGGCACGAGTTGCTCTATCGCGACTTCCTTCGGTCCGTCGGGATCTCGGTCCATGACGCGATGGTTCGTCCGATGCTGCCTTCCACCCGCGCCTATATTGACGGGATGGAACAACTCTACAGTGACGGCAATCACGCCAGGGCGCTCGGCGCCTCGTTCGGTCTGGAGAATATGGCGATTACCATGTGGGATCACCTGATCCCCGGCCTCTCCATCCTCAAGAGCCAACGGTATCCGGCCATGGACATGACCTATTTCACCTTTCACCGGCAGCTCGAAGCCTCGCATGAAGAGGCGATGGCACAGGCCGTGGCCGCGGTTGGCGGCGCCAACGACGGCGGGAACGAGAGGATGACGGAACAAGAAAAGGCCGACTTCCGTTATGGCGTGAACGCCGTGCTGAACTATCTGGAAGGCTTTTGGATGGGACTGGAACACCGGTCAGCCGGCTCGGCGAAGACCTGGGAGCATCTGGCCCAACGGCAGGCAAGTTAG
- a CDS encoding long-chain-fatty-acid--CoA ligase, producing the protein MERPWISQYDSGVPPTVNYPAWTVPDFLRHSSARAADSPALLFYGARISYGELDDLTTRFAVALRRLGVGKGDRVALMLPNIPQAVIAYYGILKAGAVAVPTNPLYVEREIQTQVTDAGAEAMVVLDLFYARVRAVRQTASLPKRIIVTSVRDYLPLFKKLLYPIKARLAKRWVHINTTPPAYDFHKLLRAASLGDESRSADLPSVQPDDLAQLQYTGGTTGIPKGVMLTHRNVVVNTLQGRYWYPDLQEGREIFLGAIPFFHCYGQSTCQNLAIATGCSIVLLPRFHADEVVKAIHRHRVTMLSGVPMMYTMIAEYPDAGRYDLRSLRVCLSGASPLPADVQERFERLTGARIAEGYGLSEAGPATHCNPLHGTHPRGSMGLPFPDTEARIVDTETGLHDVPVGEVGELIVRGPQVMRGYWNREEDTRLVLRDGWLYTGDLVRRDDRGFFFFVDRKKDVIKSRGETVYPREVEEILYRHPNVKEAVVVGLPDHRYGEALHAYVVTKEGREVTEKELIEHCSKDLARYKVPAAITFRRELPRTLIGKVLRRALREEAVAAGHGAQIQRAV; encoded by the coding sequence ATGGAACGGCCCTGGATCAGCCAGTACGATTCCGGTGTTCCTCCGACTGTCAACTATCCAGCCTGGACGGTCCCTGACTTCCTGCGACATTCATCGGCCCGTGCCGCCGACTCTCCGGCGCTCCTGTTCTACGGCGCCCGCATTTCCTACGGCGAACTGGACGACCTCACGACCCGCTTTGCGGTGGCGCTGCGGCGGCTCGGGGTCGGAAAAGGTGATCGGGTTGCCCTCATGCTCCCGAATATTCCGCAGGCCGTCATCGCCTACTATGGCATTCTGAAGGCAGGCGCCGTCGCCGTGCCGACCAATCCGCTCTACGTCGAACGAGAGATTCAGACCCAGGTGACGGATGCTGGGGCGGAGGCGATGGTGGTCCTTGACCTGTTTTACGCCCGCGTCCGGGCTGTCCGGCAAACGGCCTCTCTCCCCAAGCGCATCATTGTCACCAGCGTTCGGGATTATCTGCCGCTGTTCAAGAAACTCCTCTACCCGATCAAGGCCCGGCTGGCGAAACGCTGGGTTCACATCAACACCACGCCGCCCGCGTACGATTTCCACAAGTTGTTGCGTGCGGCGTCCCTGGGGGACGAGAGCCGCTCCGCCGATCTCCCGTCCGTGCAACCCGACGACCTCGCCCAACTGCAATATACGGGCGGGACGACGGGCATACCCAAGGGCGTGATGTTGACCCACCGCAACGTCGTCGTCAACACGCTGCAAGGCCGATACTGGTATCCGGATCTTCAAGAGGGCCGGGAGATCTTTTTGGGCGCGATCCCGTTTTTTCACTGCTACGGCCAGAGCACCTGCCAGAACCTGGCGATCGCGACCGGGTGCTCGATCGTGCTCCTTCCCCGGTTTCACGCGGACGAGGTCGTCAAGGCGATTCACAGGCATCGTGTGACGATGCTCTCGGGCGTGCCCATGATGTACACGATGATTGCCGAGTATCCGGACGCCGGCCGTTACGATTTGCGATCGCTGCGTGTCTGTTTGAGCGGGGCGAGTCCGCTGCCGGCCGACGTGCAGGAACGGTTCGAGCGCCTGACCGGGGCGAGGATTGCGGAAGGCTACGGCCTGAGCGAAGCCGGGCCAGCGACCCATTGCAACCCGTTGCACGGAACCCATCCCCGTGGCTCGATGGGGCTTCCGTTTCCGGATACGGAGGCGCGCATTGTGGACACGGAGACCGGTCTTCACGACGTGCCCGTGGGCGAAGTCGGGGAGCTGATCGTCAGAGGACCGCAGGTCATGCGCGGCTATTGGAACAGGGAGGAGGACACGCGCCTCGTCTTGCGTGACGGCTGGCTCTATACGGGGGACCTTGTCCGCCGAGATGACCGGGGCTTTTTCTTTTTCGTCGACCGCAAGAAGGACGTCATCAAATCGCGCGGCGAGACGGTGTATCCACGGGAAGTCGAAGAGATCCTGTATCGCCATCCGAACGTCAAGGAGGCCGTGGTCGTGGGGCTCCCGGATCACCGCTATGGAGAAGCCTTGCACGCCTATGTGGTGACCAAAGAAGGGCGGGAGGTCACCGAGAAGGAATTGATCGAGCATTGCAGCAAGGACCTGGCCCGCTACAAGGTTCCGGCCGCCATTACATTCCGCCGTGAATTGCCGCGGACCCTGATCGGGAAAGTATTGCGACGCGCGCTGCGCGAGGAAGCCGTCGCTGCCGGTCACGGCGCGCAGATTCAGCGCGCCGTCTGA
- a CDS encoding thiolase family protein encodes MKDTVIVAGARTPIGNFGGALKDLPAQRLGELVVREAVARAGLDPALVEEVIVGCVGQTSDAYNVARVIALMAGLPIPTPAYSVQRNCASGLQPFVNAHQNIQSEDADVQVVGGVESMSRAPFISRDMRWGKRLRHAEFIDSIWEGLTDAFCGQLMGRTAETLAEEFGIGREEQDRFAVESHRRAFRAIREGKFKEELLSVTVPKTVAGREAAPTLFAQDEGPNVALTEQQLALYPPLFKEGGTVTAGNSCPLNDGAAAAIVMSAERARTLGLAPLGRIRGYAMVGVEPTRMGIGPAEALPLALKRAGLKLADLELLEVNEAFAAQYLAVERLLGLKREIVNVNGGAIALGHPVGMTGTRLVLTLLYEMRRRGAMLGAVTLCVGGGQGAAMVFERI; translated from the coding sequence ATGAAGGACACCGTCATTGTCGCCGGGGCACGGACGCCCATCGGCAACTTCGGCGGGGCGCTCAAGGACCTTCCCGCCCAGAGGCTCGGCGAGCTGGTCGTGCGCGAGGCTGTCGCCCGGGCCGGGCTTGATCCGGCGCTCGTGGAGGAAGTGATTGTCGGCTGTGTGGGGCAAACCAGCGACGCCTATAACGTAGCCAGAGTGATCGCCCTCATGGCTGGGTTGCCGATTCCCACGCCCGCCTATTCGGTCCAGCGCAATTGCGCCTCGGGCCTTCAACCGTTCGTGAACGCCCACCAGAATATCCAGAGCGAGGACGCGGACGTGCAGGTCGTGGGAGGGGTCGAAAGCATGAGCCGCGCCCCGTTCATCTCCCGCGACATGCGGTGGGGGAAGCGGCTGCGGCATGCCGAGTTCATCGACAGCATCTGGGAGGGCTTGACCGACGCCTTTTGCGGCCAGCTCATGGGGCGGACCGCCGAAACCCTCGCCGAAGAGTTCGGCATCGGCCGGGAGGAGCAGGACCGGTTCGCGGTGGAGAGCCACCGTCGCGCCTTTAGAGCGATCCGCGAAGGCAAATTTAAGGAAGAGCTTCTGTCGGTGACGGTGCCCAAAACCGTCGCGGGCCGTGAAGCAGCGCCCACGTTGTTCGCGCAAGATGAAGGACCGAACGTGGCGCTCACCGAACAACAACTCGCCCTCTACCCTCCCCTCTTCAAGGAGGGCGGAACGGTGACGGCGGGAAACAGTTGTCCGCTCAATGACGGGGCGGCCGCAGCAATCGTGATGTCCGCTGAGCGGGCGCGGACGCTGGGGCTGGCTCCGCTCGGCCGTATCAGGGGATATGCCATGGTCGGGGTGGAGCCGACACGGATGGGGATCGGGCCGGCAGAAGCCCTGCCGTTGGCCCTCAAGCGGGCGGGACTGAAACTGGCCGATCTGGAGCTGCTCGAGGTGAACGAAGCGTTTGCCGCCCAATATCTGGCAGTCGAACGTTTGTTGGGCCTCAAGCGGGAGATTGTGAACGTCAACGGCGGCGCGATCGCGCTCGGCCATCCGGTCGGCATGACCGGCACGCGTCTGGTCCTCACGCTCCTCTACGAGATGCGGCGGCGCGGGGCGATGCTGGGAGCGGTGACCCTGTGCGTGGGCGGCGGGCAAGGCGCGGCGATGGTCTTCGAGCGGATATAG
- a CDS encoding 3-hydroxyacyl-CoA dehydrogenase, translating into MYIYKVGVMGAGTMGAQIAQVVSFAGLPVVLADMNEALAQRGVASVRAIYEARVSKGKMTPEQVEEKLLLVTAAAGLADLRDVDLVIEAVPEDLKLKKRIFQELDQVCPRGAILASNSSALSISALGAATHRPGQVLGLHFFNPAYAMPVVEVIPGLATDPQTVDDVVGFAQSLRKTPIVVKECAGFLVNRLLMPYVNEAILCLQEGAASPKDIDQDLVSFGMPVGPFALSDTVGLDIAFEVARILHRHYGPRMAPAPLLEALVKAGRLGVKAGHGFYDYLSTEEGGRDQSLDHLIQRIAQESGSRRTKWSRSRLLLAMVNEAATALQEGIASASDIDVAMMGGIGFPRETEGPLHFADQLGIDQVLHELEEFSHSLGPRFWPAHLLRRMVEAGFTGRIAGRGFFSY; encoded by the coding sequence ATGTACATCTACAAGGTCGGAGTGATGGGAGCCGGAACGATGGGCGCGCAAATCGCGCAGGTCGTGAGCTTCGCCGGCCTGCCGGTCGTGCTCGCCGACATGAATGAGGCCTTGGCGCAGCGAGGGGTCGCGTCCGTGCGTGCGATCTATGAGGCCCGCGTCAGCAAGGGGAAGATGACGCCCGAGCAGGTCGAGGAGAAGCTGTTGCTGGTCACGGCGGCGGCCGGCCTCGCCGACCTTCGGGATGTCGATCTCGTCATCGAAGCGGTTCCTGAGGACCTGAAGTTGAAAAAGCGGATTTTTCAGGAATTGGATCAGGTCTGCCCGCGGGGCGCCATCCTGGCCAGCAACTCGTCCGCGCTCTCGATCTCGGCATTGGGCGCAGCCACCCACCGGCCTGGCCAAGTCTTGGGGCTGCATTTCTTCAATCCGGCCTATGCTATGCCGGTGGTGGAGGTGATTCCCGGACTCGCCACCGATCCCCAGACTGTTGACGATGTGGTGGGCTTCGCGCAGAGCCTCCGCAAGACGCCGATCGTCGTGAAGGAATGCGCCGGCTTCTTGGTGAATCGGCTGCTGATGCCCTACGTCAACGAGGCGATCCTCTGTCTTCAGGAAGGGGCCGCATCGCCGAAAGACATCGATCAGGACCTGGTTTCGTTCGGAATGCCCGTTGGCCCGTTCGCCCTGTCTGATACGGTGGGATTGGATATTGCGTTCGAGGTGGCGCGAATTCTCCACCGGCATTATGGACCCAGGATGGCGCCGGCCCCTTTGCTCGAGGCCTTGGTCAAGGCCGGGCGGCTGGGCGTCAAAGCTGGTCATGGATTCTACGACTATCTCAGCACCGAGGAGGGAGGCCGCGATCAAAGCCTGGACCATCTGATCCAGCGGATCGCGCAAGAAAGCGGCTCGCGCCGAACCAAGTGGAGCCGGTCACGGCTCCTGCTGGCCATGGTGAACGAAGCGGCGACCGCCCTGCAGGAAGGCATCGCCTCAGCCAGCGACATTGATGTGGCCATGATGGGAGGGATCGGGTTTCCGCGTGAGACCGAAGGTCCGTTGCATTTCGCCGACCAACTCGGCATTGATCAGGTCCTTCATGAATTGGAGGAATTCTCGCACAGTCTCGGCCCGCGCTTCTGGCCGGCGCACCTGCTGCGACGGATGGTGGAGGCCGGATTCACCGGACGGATTGCGGGACGAGGGTTCTTTAGCTATTGA
- a CDS encoding enoyl-CoA hydratase, with translation MTTTTGSMVSCKIEDRVATLAINHPPANTLTESVMDELETAFEALGKDEAVKAVVLTGAGRFFVAGADIRQLAAIPSSQEGERMALRGQAILDKIEAFDKPVIAAINGACLGGGLELAMCCHMRLASEGATLGQPEINLGIMPGFGGTQRLPRLIGRSKATELILTGNVVSAQEAKALGLVSQVVPPDDLLRQTRGLARTIAAKSLVAVRTALQAIREGNDLSLRQGLALEARLFGVLCETEDRQEGLTAFLEKRQPRFKDR, from the coding sequence ATGACCACGACCACCGGCTCGATGGTTTCTTGCAAGATCGAAGACAGGGTCGCAACCCTCGCCATCAACCACCCGCCGGCGAACACGCTGACCGAGTCGGTCATGGACGAGTTGGAGACAGCGTTTGAGGCTCTGGGCAAGGACGAGGCCGTCAAGGCCGTGGTCTTGACCGGCGCGGGACGTTTCTTCGTCGCCGGAGCCGACATCCGCCAGTTGGCCGCGATTCCTTCCTCACAGGAAGGCGAGCGGATGGCGCTTCGCGGGCAGGCGATCCTGGACAAGATCGAAGCCTTCGACAAGCCGGTGATTGCCGCAATCAATGGAGCCTGTCTCGGCGGGGGCTTGGAACTCGCGATGTGCTGCCACATGAGGCTCGCATCGGAGGGAGCCACTCTCGGCCAGCCGGAGATCAACCTGGGAATCATGCCGGGCTTCGGCGGCACCCAACGGCTTCCCCGGCTCATCGGGCGGTCAAAGGCGACGGAGCTGATCCTGACGGGGAATGTCGTCTCCGCACAGGAGGCCAAGGCGCTGGGACTGGTGTCGCAGGTCGTGCCGCCGGATGATCTCCTTCGCCAGACCCGGGGGCTGGCGCGCACCATAGCGGCAAAAAGCTTGGTGGCGGTCCGGACGGCGCTCCAGGCCATCCGCGAAGGGAATGATCTGAGCCTGCGACAAGGTCTGGCGTTGGAGGCGCGCCTGTTCGGCGTGCTGTGCGAGACGGAGGATCGACAAGAAGGACTTACGGCTTTCCTGGAGAAACGACAGCCGAGATTCAAGGACCGTTGA